In bacterium, one genomic interval encodes:
- a CDS encoding methyltransferase domain-containing protein, producing the protein MISMKEHVKIVDLDVRAQCEISSQCNILLINTLGGIGDILCTRLIFEDLKQVPKIGKITFAVPCKYLSLIEDCPFIDHILAVEDLKPNCYNQYILAKDITQVPGEIECRTMPNVTENRADIIAGSIGLKLKSHQGHLTFTDQEIKWAQEYIDQFGSNKKIGIAPFSTHLSKDLDISLVEQLVLWCQDKDITSLIFHNKEVNIEGAVIIKDLTLRQWMAVVSLLDAVVTVSTAMFWISQLTYRPTVAVFGCEDLQVFGKYHLNLLSVQRRSIRNILKYASITAKQEEIKEFQGEWSYCPCWDARKCAFKKWNDYPPLCLESIKADKIIEKIETLLDAPNLTSCFDENYFMTHGHLGWYDGSAWGIQNEFHKKYAEFLLTVLPAIPGRLLDVGGAFGDLVYHLREQGIDAYGVEISEYAVEHRHVQTLYQADVSEKIPFASEFFDMVISRDCLEHIPEGKISATLLNIKRVLKIGGMAFLAIATNFRDKETKKRSNKIFRDATHVTIRDSTWWIKKLEQTGMVEDRETSRRAMEYPLAHDNDWKIFVFRKEQI; encoded by the coding sequence ATGATTTCAATGAAAGAACATGTTAAAATTGTCGATTTAGATGTTAGAGCTCAATGTGAGATTTCTTCTCAATGTAATATTTTATTGATCAATACACTGGGTGGCATTGGTGATATTCTTTGTACTCGTTTAATATTTGAAGACTTAAAACAAGTGCCGAAGATAGGAAAGATTACTTTTGCAGTTCCATGTAAGTATTTATCCTTAATCGAGGATTGTCCATTTATAGATCATATCTTAGCAGTAGAGGATTTGAAGCCAAACTGTTATAATCAATATATTTTAGCTAAAGATATAACACAAGTTCCAGGAGAGATAGAATGCAGAACGATGCCCAATGTAACTGAAAATCGAGCTGATATTATAGCAGGATCGATTGGTTTAAAATTAAAAAGTCATCAGGGGCATCTTACTTTTACTGACCAGGAAATAAAATGGGCACAAGAGTATATTGATCAATTTGGAAGTAATAAAAAAATAGGAATTGCTCCTTTTTCAACACATCTTTCAAAGGATTTGGATATATCCTTGGTTGAACAATTAGTTCTTTGGTGCCAAGATAAAGATATTACATCTCTCATTTTTCATAATAAAGAAGTTAATATTGAAGGCGCTGTAATAATTAAAGATTTAACTTTGCGACAGTGGATGGCAGTAGTTTCTTTATTAGATGCTGTAGTAACAGTGTCAACAGCTATGTTCTGGATTTCACAGCTTACTTATAGACCTACTGTTGCTGTTTTTGGATGTGAAGATCTTCAGGTTTTTGGTAAATATCATTTAAACTTATTGTCTGTCCAACGAAGGTCTATTAGAAACATACTAAAATATGCTTCTATAACAGCAAAGCAAGAAGAGATTAAAGAATTCCAGGGAGAGTGGTCGTATTGTCCTTGCTGGGATGCAAGAAAATGTGCCTTTAAAAAATGGAACGACTATCCCCCGTTATGTCTTGAATCAATAAAAGCGGACAAAATTATTGAAAAAATTGAAACTCTTCTTGATGCGCCGAATTTAACATCATGCTTTGATGAAAACTATTTTATGACGCATGGACATCTCGGTTGGTATGATGGAAGTGCGTGGGGAATCCAGAACGAATTCCACAAGAAATACGCAGAGTTTCTCTTGACGGTATTACCGGCAATCCCCGGGAGGTTGCTTGACGTGGGAGGGGCATTCGGAGATTTGGTATATCATTTGCGAGAACAAGGTATCGATGCGTATGGAGTGGAAATTTCCGAGTACGCGGTTGAGCATAGGCATGTACAGACCTTATATCAAGCTGATGTCTCAGAGAAAATCCCTTTTGCTTCAGAATTTTTCGATATGGTCATATCCCGGGATTGTCTGGAGCATATTCCAGAGGGAAAGATATCCGCAACCTTGTTGAATATCAAAAGGGTTTTAAAAATTGGAGGCATGGCTTTTCTGGCAATTGCAACCAATTTTAGAGACAAGGAAACCAAAAAACGATCTAATAAAATATTCAGAGATGCAACGCATGTGACCATCCGTGATTCCACGTGGTGGATTAAGAAATTGGAGCAAACGGGGATGGTAGAAGATCGGGAAACAAGCCGACGTGCTATGGAGTATCCGTTAGCACACGATAATGATTGGAAGATTTTTGTATTTAGAAAAGAGCAGATTTAG